From a region of the Clostridia bacterium genome:
- a CDS encoding metal-dependent transcriptional regulator: MKIKESAENYLETILMLKEKKGQVRSIDIANALSFTKPSVSVAMKAFREEGYITVDEAGNISLTEKGLEIAQKMYERHHVIAKALMRIGVDEETAYEDSCKIEHHISKTTFEQLKKFLETKA; the protein is encoded by the coding sequence ATGAAAATAAAAGAATCGGCAGAGAATTATCTGGAAACCATTCTGATGCTGAAAGAGAAAAAGGGTCAGGTCAGAAGCATTGATATTGCAAATGCGCTGTCGTTTACCAAGCCCAGTGTTTCGGTTGCCATGAAGGCGTTCCGGGAAGAGGGATATATTACGGTGGATGAGGCAGGAAATATAAGCTTAACCGAAAAGGGACTGGAAATTGCCCAGAAAATGTATGAAAGACATCATGTGATTGCCAAAGCGCTTATGCGAATCGGCGTAGATGAGGAAACCGCGTATGAGGACAGCTGTAAAATCGAGCATCACATCAGCAAAACAACCTTTGAACAGTTAAAAAAGTTTTTGGAAACAAAAGCGTAA
- a CDS encoding ferrous iron transport protein A: protein MTLKDAVEEVEYIIKKIDTDDEELDAFLFSLGCYSGETITVISHLKGGCIVSIKDGRYNIDNELAEAIIIG from the coding sequence ATGACATTAAAGGATGCCGTAGAAGAGGTAGAATACATCATCAAAAAAATTGATACCGACGACGAGGAGCTGGACGCATTTCTGTTCTCGCTCGGTTGCTACAGCGGTGAAACCATTACGGTCATTTCCCACTTAAAGGGCGGTTGTATTGTCTCTATCAAAGACGGTAGATACAACATTGACAATGAACTGGCTGAAGCCATTATCATCGGTTAA
- a CDS encoding sugar phosphate isomerase/epimerase, with translation MKKFKVGVQLYSVRDNMAEDMYGTLKAVKEMGYDYVEFAGYFGKSAEEVKAMLDELGLEAASAHQSYDLFLKEGQKAVDYLKTLGAKYVAIPWMAAENQKGCAEYDSIIEDIKKVAKLLKDNGIQLLYHNHDFEFQKFEGKFKLDWLYETIPADLLQTEIDTCWVHYAGYDPSEYLLKYAGRAPVVHLKDFTCKALGGGPAYALIDENGNEIEDAPNKEDNEFKFAPCGQGRQDFVKILDAAEKAGAEYVIVEQDQTYDTPALDAIKQSREYLKTLGQ, from the coding sequence ATGAAAAAATTTAAAGTAGGTGTTCAGCTGTATTCTGTACGCGACAACATGGCAGAAGATATGTACGGCACCTTAAAGGCAGTAAAGGAAATGGGTTATGATTATGTGGAATTTGCAGGTTATTTCGGCAAATCCGCAGAAGAAGTAAAGGCAATGCTTGACGAGCTGGGCTTAGAAGCGGCTTCTGCACACCAGAGCTACGACCTGTTCTTAAAGGAAGGACAGAAGGCTGTGGATTACTTAAAAACCTTAGGCGCAAAATACGTTGCAATTCCGTGGATGGCAGCTGAAAACCAGAAGGGCTGTGCAGAATACGACAGCATCATTGAAGATATTAAAAAGGTTGCAAAGCTGTTGAAGGACAACGGCATTCAGCTTCTTTATCACAACCACGACTTTGAATTCCAGAAATTCGAAGGCAAGTTCAAGCTTGACTGGTTGTATGAAACCATTCCGGCTGATTTACTGCAGACCGAAATCGATACCTGCTGGGTACACTATGCAGGCTATGACCCGTCCGAGTACCTGCTCAAATATGCAGGCCGTGCACCGGTTGTACACTTGAAAGACTTTACCTGCAAAGCATTAGGCGGTGGCCCTGCTTATGCATTGATTGACGAAAACGGCAACGAAATCGAAGATGCACCCAACAAGGAAGACAACGAATTTAAGTTTGCTCCCTGCGGTCAGGGTCGTCAGGATTTCGTGAAAATCTTAGATGCCGCTGAAAAGGCAGGCGCAGAATATGTTATCGTAGAACAGGATCAGACCTACGATACACCTGCACTCGATGCCATCAAGCAGAGCAGAGAATACTTAAAGACCTTAGGTCAATAA